In the Pygocentrus nattereri isolate fPygNat1 chromosome 19, fPygNat1.pri, whole genome shotgun sequence genome, one interval contains:
- the atcayb gene encoding caytaxin, giving the protein MGTTEATLRMENLEVKDEWQDEDFPRPLPEDGDLDGLTDNRTSPPGSLHGGHGGSAAQRKRRTLVAPDINLSLDQSEGSILSDDFLDTPDDLDINVDDIDTPDETDSLEFITNGNELEWEDDTPVACAKGGPSEGQGGEEGEGSGRLWRTVIIGDKEHRIDMQVIRPYLRVVTHGGYYGEGLNAIIVFAACYLPDSGCTDYHYIMENLFLYVISSLELLVAEDYMIIYLNGATPRRRMPGISWLKRCYQMIDRRLRKNLKCLIIAHPSWFIRTVLAISRPFISVKFLDKIRYVQSLEELAEIVPMEHVQIPECVLQYDEARLKTQTERLEQHQKQTDKSVPERPVSVAAEACP; this is encoded by the exons ATGGGCACAACAGAGGCCACTCTCCGCATGGAAAACCTGGAGGTGAAGGATGAGTGGCAGGATGAAGACTTCCCTCG GCCTCTGCCAGAGGATGGAGACTTAGACGGCCTTACTGACAACAGAACTT CTCCTCCTGGCTCCCTGCATGGAGGCCACGGAGGCTCAGCAGCACAAAGGAAGCGCCGGACGCTGGTTGCCCCAGACATCAACCTATCTCTGGACCAGAGTGAAGGGTCCATCCTCTCAGATGACTTCCTGGACACACCCGACGACCTGGACATCAACGTAGATGACATTGATACGCCAGACGAAACTGATTCGCTGGAGTTTATCACCAATGGCAACGAGCTGGAGTGGGAAG ATGACACCCCAGTGGCGTGTGCCAAAGGAGGCCCAAGTGAGGGACAAGGGggtgaggagggagaggggtCAGGACGTCTGTGGAGGACTGTGATCATCGGCGATAAGGAGCACCGGATAGACATGCAGGTCATCAGGCCCTATCTGCGAGTGGTCACTCATGGAG GTTATTATGGAGAAGGCCTGAACGCTATCATCGTGTTTGCGGCCTGCTACCTCCCTGACAGCGGCTGCACAGACTACCATTACATCATGGAGAATCTCTTCTT GTATGTCATTAGCAGTTTGGAGTTGCTGGTTGCTGAAGACTACATGATCATCTACCTGAATGGAGCCACCCCCCGCAGGAGAATGCCCGGCATCAGCTGGCTCAAGAGATGCTACCAGATGATCGACAGAAG GTTAAGGAAGAATCTCAAATGCCTGATCATTGCGCACCCGTCCTGGTTCATTCGGACTGTTCTGGCCATTTCCCGGCCTTTCATCAG TGTGAAGTTCCTGGATAAGATCCGTTATGTGCAGAGTCTGGAGGAGCTGGCTGAGATTGTCCCCATGGAGCATGTGCAGATTCCAGAGTGTGTGCTGCA GTACGATGAGGCGCGCCTCAAGACCCAGACAGAAAG GCTTGAACAACAccagaaacaaacagacaaatcaGTCCCAGAAAG GCCTGTGTCAGTGGCTGCAGAGGCTTGTCCATAA